The Flavobacterium johnsoniae UW101 genomic interval CGATTAAATCAGGCAGCAAAAATGTGTGCCGATTCCGGACTAAAATTAGCTTATCATAATCACGATTTTGAATTTCAAAAACATGATGGTGTTACGGGGTATGAGATTTTATTAAATGGAACCGATAAAAGTCTTGTTTGTTTTGAATTAGATCTATACTGGGTTGTTCGTTCAGGAAATGATCCGCTGCAATTGTTTAAAGAAAATCCGGGCCGTTTTAAAATGTGGCATGTAAAAGATATGGATAAACAAAATCAGGCGCTGAATACCGAAGTCGGATCTGGATTAATCGATTTTAAACCTTTTTTTGCAGCAGCAAAACAGGCCGGAATGGTTCATTTTTTTGTTGAACAAGAAAATAATTTTGCTGTAAATTCTTTTCAGTCCATTAAAACAAGCTGCGGTTTTATTTCACAAAAACTGATATAAAACCAAATCATTAAAATGTCTTATTTTTGTAAAAATCAATTTTGAAAGCTATGCAGAATATCGGAACAAGTAAAGAATTTATAAAAGGAGACGAAATAGAGTGGGAAGTGGTTGGCGAAGGAATCAAACGCAGAATTCTTGCTTTTGATGACAGAGTTATGCTTGTAAATGTACATTTTGAAACTGGTGGAATTGGTGTTTTACACGAACATTATCATACTCAGGTTACGTATGTGGCAAGCGGAAAATTTGATGTAACCATAAATGGTGTAACAGAAACCTTAAAAGAAGGCGACAGTTTTTACATTCCGCCGCATGCAGTACATGGAGTTGTATGTCTAGAAAGCGGTATGCTGACTGATGTTTTTGGTCCAGCAAGAGAAGATTTTCTAAAATCATAAAAGTTTTAAAATCAAGAGAATTATCATTTGAAAACCTTGATCTGATCTTAAATTTAAAAATTTTATAACTTTTTTAAAGTTTTGATTAAGATTAGATCGGTATTTTTGCAAAATGAATTTATCAAAAACTAATGTACTGTTTATGGCAGTTTGCACTGGTCTTATAGTTGCAAATCTTTATTACTGCCAGCCTTTAATTGTTTTAATTGCAAACGAATTTAAAATTCCCGAAGCCAGCGCCGGAACTATAACATATTTAACTCAGGCCGGTTATGCCATTGGTTTGTTTTTTATGGTGCC includes:
- a CDS encoding cupin domain-containing protein — its product is MQNIGTSKEFIKGDEIEWEVVGEGIKRRILAFDDRVMLVNVHFETGGIGVLHEHYHTQVTYVASGKFDVTINGVTETLKEGDSFYIPPHAVHGVVCLESGMLTDVFGPAREDFLKS